The Helicobacter anatolicus genomic interval CCATATTTGCAAGATCAGTTTTTGTTTTGATCGCAAAAATACTCATTGCACCAAAAATAATTGTAGTCATTCCCAAAGCTTGCCAGATTGCCCCTACACCACTTTTTGCAATCACAAATCCAAGTAGTGGTACCAAAGTAACACCTGTAAGCGTTGTGAAAATAAATAGCATTGCAATGTTCAATACAGGCTTATTTTTTGAAAACATTAAGCCAAAAAATGCTGCAATTTCCAAAACAAAAAGAGCCATTTTGTATTGTACAACAGCATTAAAATTCATCAACCCAATCAAAGCACCAATTGTTGCAAAAAGCAAGCTAGCAGCAAAAAATTTATAAGTGGTTTTTACAAAATTTACCAAAGCACTTTCATTGCTAAAAGCTATGCTTTGCTCCATGCCTCGCGCCTGTTCTCTATTATATAGACTCATTTTTACTCCTTAATGGATAGTTTGCCTCTTATGCTATAAAAACTCTGTTAAGAAAATGTAAATTATTTATATGCTTTAATAAAAAATTATAGATCATAATAGAGATAAGATATAATATTATATATAAATATAAGTGTTCAAATGAGGTTTTATGAAAAAAATTAAAATTGCTATCAATGGTTTTGGAAGATTGGGGCGTAGTATTGCAAGAGTAATTGCTATGCAAGAAGATATGGAGCTTATAGCCATTAATGATATAAGCTCATGGGAAATCCTCTCCTACCTCTTAGAACACGATAGCACACATCATCATTTTCCAAAACCCATAAAATTTAGCGATCAAGAACTTTTTATCAACCACAAAAAAGTAAAGACACTTAACCATTCTAATCCAAAAGATATTGATTTTAGTGATGCTGATATTGTTATAGAATCTTCTGGGAAATTTTTAGAACAAAAAGATTTTTTGCACCATCTTGAAAAAGGTGTAAAAAAAGTCATTCTCTCTGCTCCAAGCAACGATGATATGCCCACTTTTGTGCTAGGAGTAAATCATCAAAACTATAATGATGAAAATATCATTTCAAATGCCTCTTGCACGACAAATTGCCTTGCACCTATTTGTTATATTTTAGATAAACATTTTGGTATTAATAATGGCAATATTATTACAATTCATAGCTATACAAACGATCAAAATCTTTTAGATCATGCACATAAAAACGACAAAAGACGATCTAGAGCAGCAGCAAATAATATCATTCCCACCTCAACAGGTGCAGCCAAAAATCTCTATAAAGTCCTTCCTAATCTAAGAAATAAACTTCATGGTCATAGCGTACGCATACCTGTATCAAATGTTTCTTTGCTTGATTTAAATATTAATCTTTTAAAAACCCCTTCACTTGAAACGCTAAATTCCCTTTTTGAAGAATATGCTACAACTTCACTCAAAGGAATTTTAAGTATAGATTCTCATTTTGGTGTAAGTAGTGATTTTTTACAAAATACACACAGCAGTATCATTGCTAAAGATTTAAGCTTTAATATAAATAATCTTGTAAAAATTATGGCATGGTATGATAATGAATGGGGTTATTCTAATCGCATTATTGAACTTGCTAGATACATTTTAAATAAATAGGATATTTATGGAAGTCAAATTTTTAGATCTTACATTTTTAAATAAACCTTATTTTGTTCCATTTCTTGAACAAATGCAAGATATTCTTTATCAAAGTAGTTTTATTAATGGAGAATACAATGCAATTTTTGAAAAAAATTTTGCAAAATTTATAGGTGTAGAAAACTGCATTGGGGTAGGTAATGGAACTGATGCACTAGAAATTGCTATTAAGGCATTAAACCTTCCAAAAGGAAGCCATATTATCGTCCCTGCAAATACTTTTAAAGCTTCTTGTGAAGCAATCTTGAACATGGGCTATAAAGCCGTAATTGTAGATTGTGATGAAAATTACAATATTAGTATAAAATCTCTAAAAAATGCTATCACGCCGCAAACTTCCGCTATTTTAATCGTGCATCTTTATGGAAGAATCTGCGATATGCTATCAATTTTGGAAGTAGCAAGAAATTATAATTTAGCAATTATTGAGGACTGCTCACAAGCCCATGGTGCAAAAATAAAAATTGATAATGAAGTTGTTTGTGCAGGTAGTATTGGCGATATTGCAACTTTTAGTTTTTATCCCAGTAAAAATTTAGGGGCAATTGGCGATGCAGGTTGCATTGCAACTCAAAGTTCTTTTTTAAGTAATCGTTGTAGAAATATTGCAAATCACCATCAAGATTCCAAAGAAAAATTACAATTTATCGGACGAAATTCAAGACTAGATCATCTGCAAGCTATGTTTTTAAATCTTAAACTAAAAGATCTAGAATCCCATAACCAATACCGACAAAATTTAGCAAACTATTATCAAGAAACTTTGCAAGAAATTGAACAAATTGTTTTACCAGAGATCCCAACTTATAGTTATCAATGTGTATGGCATCTCTATGTAATTAGACTACAAAAGGAACTAGAAGGCAAAAGAGAGGAATTACAAAACTTTTTAGAACAAAATGGAATACAAACGCATATCCACTATCCCCAAAATCTCAGCAAAATCAAAGAAATTCGTATGCATATAAATACAATAATCAACCCCACGCCTAATGCAAATCATTGGGATGAAAATATCCTGTCTTTACCAATGGGAATACATGTTACAAAAGAACATATTATCTATATTGCTGAAAAAATACAAGCATTTGTTGCTAATTTATCACAAAGGACAAAATCATGAAAACTTCATTTTTTATTTTTTTATCTCTTTTATTTTTTGGTTGTACAAATACTAAACTTGCTACACCACAAGAAGAAAACATACAGTGCCAAAATGCCTATGCATTCATCTCTCACCCCACTATCACTCTAGAAAAAAATGATCTTGAAATTGAGGAAAAAAATATTTTACAAGTGTTAGAAGATTTAATGATGGATAATTGTATAGTTATTAGTAATAATCCAGATTCTTATGAAGCAAATCTTGTAGTTACAAGTGCATTTAGTTCACAAAATAAAGAAGGTATTGCCACAAAAGCACAGGAAAATACTGCAAAAATAAAAGTTAGTCTTTCATTAAAAAAAGACAGAATGACAAGAACTTTTAATAGCGAACATATCCTAACTATTAATGGTAAAAAAGTTCTTGGTATCGGACAAAAAGCTCAAATTACACAAGAAGAAAAACAAAAATTATTAAAAAGTGCGCTCAAAAGGGTTTATAAACAAGCACAAAATGCTTTACGATAAGAAATTTTTCCTTTTATATTCTCATTTTTTGATAAAAATGATTAATTATTTCTTATTTTTAAATAAAAATGATAATATATTACAACTATCTTTTTATATAGTTAGACTTTATTTTAAAAACAAGGATCTCAAATGTTAAGCAACAAAATTATCGAAATGCTAAATGAGCAAGTTATCAAAGAAATGTATGCGGCAAATCTATATTTAAGCATGAGTTCTTGGTGCTATGAAAATGGCTATGATGGTGCTGGAAAATTTTTATTTGATCATGCAGGCGAAGAAAGTGATCATGCAAAAAAATTAATCACTTATTTAAATGAGACAGATTCTAAAGTAAAATTATCCACAATCCCTGCTCCAAAGTCTGATTTTAATAATCTTTTGGAAGTTTTTAAAGAAACTTATGAACATGAAAAAAGTATCACTCAATCTATTAATGCATTGGTAGACTTTACTCTCAATAGCAAAGATTATGCAACTTTTAACTTTTTACAATGGTATGTTGCAGAACAACATGAAGAAGAAGCATTATTTAGAGGAATTGTAGATAAATTGAGCTTGATTGGCGATAATGGCAATGGTCTTTATCTTGCAGATCAATATATTAA includes:
- a CDS encoding Bax inhibitor-1/YccA family protein, with the protein product MSLYNREQARGMEQSIAFSNESALVNFVKTTYKFFAASLLFATIGALIGLMNFNAVVQYKMALFVLEIAAFFGLMFSKNKPVLNIAMLFIFTTLTGVTLVPLLGFVIAKSGVGAIWQALGMTTIIFGAMSIFAIKTKTDLANMGKMLFIALVIVVVCSIVNIFMGSPVFQVVIAGACAILFSIYVAYDTQNIIRGLYDSPVDAAISLYLDFLNIFISILQLTGLLGGRDE
- the gap gene encoding type I glyceraldehyde-3-phosphate dehydrogenase, which translates into the protein MKKIKIAINGFGRLGRSIARVIAMQEDMELIAINDISSWEILSYLLEHDSTHHHFPKPIKFSDQELFINHKKVKTLNHSNPKDIDFSDADIVIESSGKFLEQKDFLHHLEKGVKKVILSAPSNDDMPTFVLGVNHQNYNDENIISNASCTTNCLAPICYILDKHFGINNGNIITIHSYTNDQNLLDHAHKNDKRRSRAAANNIIPTSTGAAKNLYKVLPNLRNKLHGHSVRIPVSNVSLLDLNINLLKTPSLETLNSLFEEYATTSLKGILSIDSHFGVSSDFLQNTHSSIIAKDLSFNINNLVKIMAWYDNEWGYSNRIIELARYILNK
- a CDS encoding DegT/DnrJ/EryC1/StrS family aminotransferase, producing the protein MEVKFLDLTFLNKPYFVPFLEQMQDILYQSSFINGEYNAIFEKNFAKFIGVENCIGVGNGTDALEIAIKALNLPKGSHIIVPANTFKASCEAILNMGYKAVIVDCDENYNISIKSLKNAITPQTSAILIVHLYGRICDMLSILEVARNYNLAIIEDCSQAHGAKIKIDNEVVCAGSIGDIATFSFYPSKNLGAIGDAGCIATQSSFLSNRCRNIANHHQDSKEKLQFIGRNSRLDHLQAMFLNLKLKDLESHNQYRQNLANYYQETLQEIEQIVLPEIPTYSYQCVWHLYVIRLQKELEGKREELQNFLEQNGIQTHIHYPQNLSKIKEIRMHINTIINPTPNANHWDENILSLPMGIHVTKEHIIYIAEKIQAFVANLSQRTKS
- a CDS encoding ferritin, translating into MLSNKIIEMLNEQVIKEMYAANLYLSMSSWCYENGYDGAGKFLFDHAGEESDHAKKLITYLNETDSKVKLSTIPAPKSDFNNLLEVFKETYEHEKSITQSINALVDFTLNSKDYATFNFLQWYVAEQHEEEALFRGIVDKLSLIGDNGNGLYLADQYIKNIAISRK